One Capricornis sumatraensis isolate serow.1 chromosome 8, serow.2, whole genome shotgun sequence genomic region harbors:
- the NAALADL1 gene encoding aminopeptidase NAALADL1, whose product MQWVKVLGGVVGAAALLGLGIIVGHFAIPKGADSPAPSASASQDLDLEILKTVIEQLDANRIRENLRELSKEPHLATSPRDEALVQLLLQRWQDPESGLDSARTTEYEVLLSFPSEEQPNRVDVVNSTGAILFSCRHSEENLTGEQGGPNVVPPYAAYAPPGTPQGPLVYANQGSEEDFKELQNKGVKLQDSIVLTRYGGVGRGAKAVNAAKYGVIGVLVYTDPKDINDGKSLPNETFPHSWCLPPSGVERGSYFEYFGDPLTPYLPATPSSFRLNSDNASGFPPIPIQPIGFEDAQVLLCNLGGNLAPADWQGGLGCDYNLGPGFRSNGTFPEDSQVNVSVHNRLELRNSSNVLGIIRGAVEPDRYVLYGNHRDSWVHGAVDPSTGTAVLLELSRVLGTLLKKGTWRPRRSIVFASWGAEEFGLIGSTEFTEEFFSKLQERAVAYINVDISVFANATLRVQGTPPIQSVVFSATKQISAPGSSGLSIYDNWIRYYNRSSSVYGLVPSVGTLGAGSDYAPFIHFLGISSMDIAYTYDRSKTSARIYPTYHTAFDTFDYVNKFLDPGFTSHQAVARTAGSVLLRLSDSLFLPLNVSDYSETLRSFLQAAENLRVLLEQHSISLGPLVTAVEKFEGAATSFNQRIATLQKGTSDPLQVRMINDQLMLLERTFLNSQAFPEERYYSHVLWAPRTGSVATFPGLSNAYSQAENTGHEPAAWAEVQRQLSIVVAALEGAAATLRPVADL is encoded by the exons ATGCAGTGGGTGAAGGTGCTGGGAGGGGTGGTGGGGGCCGCTGCCCTCTTGGGGCTGGGGATCATTGTGGGTCACTTTGCCATCCCCAAGGGGGCTGACTCGCCAGCCCCCAGTGCCTCAGCCTCCCAGGACCTGGACCTGGAGATCCTCAAGACTGTCATAGAACAGCTAGATGCCAACAGGATCCGGGAGAACCTTAG AGAACTCTCCAAGGAGCCGCATCTGGCCACCAGCCCCCGGGATGAGGCGCTGgtgcagctgctgctgcagcgCTGGCAGGACCCGGAGTCAGGCCTGGACTCAGCCAGGACCACTGAGTACGAAGTGCTGCTGTCCTTCCCCAGCGAGGAGCAGCCCAACCGTGTGGATGTGG TGAACTCCACTGgcgccatcctcttctcctgccgaCACAGTGAAGAGAACCTGACTGGGGAGCAGGGGGGCCCCAACGTGGTGCCGCCGTATGCTGCCTATGCTCCCCCGGGAACCCCACAG GGCCCCCTCGTCTATGCCAACCAGGGCTCGGAAGAAGACTTCAAGGAACTACAGAACAAGGGAGTCAAACTCCAAGACAGCATCGTCTTGACCCGCTATGGGGGTGTAGGGCGCGGGGCTAAG GCTGTGAATGCTGCCAAGTACGGGGTGATTGGAGTGCTAGTGTACACGGACCCCAAAGACATCAACGACGGGAAGAGCTTGCCAAATGAGACCTTCCCACACTCCTGGTGCCTGCCTCCCTCGGGCGTGGAGCGAGGCTCCTACTTCGAGTATTTTGGGGACCCCTTGACTCCTTACCTTCCAGCTACGCCCTCCTCCTTCCGCCTAAACTCTGACAATGCCTCTGGATTTCCCCCAATTCCCATTCAGCCCATTGGCTTCGAGGATGCACAGGTCCTTCTCTG TAACCTTGGAGGAAACTTAGCGCCGGCTGACTGGCAGGGAGGACTGGGCTGTGACTACAATTTGGGGCCAGGCTTCCGGTCGAATGGTACCTTCCcagaagacag CCAGGTGAACGTGAGTGTCCACAACCGCCTGGAGCTGCGCAACTCCTCCAATGTCCTGGGGATCATCCGAGGGGCTGTGGAGCCAG ACCGCTACGTGCTATATGGAAACCACCGGGACAGCTGGGTTCACGGGGCCGTGGACCCCAGCACTGGTACTGCCGTCCTCCTGGAGCTCTCCCGCGTCCTGGGGACTCTGCTGAAGAAGG GCACCTGGCGTCCCCGCAGATCAATCGTGTTTGCCAGCTGGGGGGCAGAGGAGTTTGGGCTCATCGGCTCCACAGAATTCACGGAG GAGTTCTTCAGCAAGCTGCAGGAGCGCGCCGTGGCCTACATCAACGTGGACATCTCGGTGTTTG CCAATGCCACCCTGAGGGTGCAGGGCACGCCCCCGATCCAAAGCGTCGTCTTCTCGGCTACCAAACAG ATCTCCGCACCGGGCTCCAGCGGTCTCAGCATCTATGACAATTGGATCCGATATTACAACCGTAGCAGCTCCGTGTACGGCCTGGTCCCCAG TGTGGGGACTCTGGGCGCTGGCAGCGACTATGCCCCCTTCATTCACTTCTTGGGCATCTCCTCCATGGACATTGCCTACACCTATGACCGG AGCAAGACCTCAGCCCGGATCTACCCCACCTACCACACAGCCTTTGACACCTTTGATTACGTGAACAAGTTTTTGGACCCTG GTTTCACCAGCCATCAGGCTGTGGCCCGGACTGCGGGAAGCGTGCTTCTCCGGCTCAGTGACAGCCTCTTCCTGCCTCTTAACGTCAGTGACTACAGCGAGACCCTCCGCAGCTTCCTGCAGGCTGCCGAAAACCTCAGGGTCCTACTGGAGCAGCACAGTATCAGCCTCG GACCTTTGGTGACCGCGGTGGAGAAGTTTGAGGGGGCAGCCACGTCGTTCAACCAACGCATAGCAACACTGCAAAAGGGCACCTCTGA TCCCCTGCAGGTGCGGATGATCAATGACCAGCTGATGCTCTTGGAACGGACTTTCCTGAACTCACAAGCCTTCCCAGAAGAGCGCTACTACAG CCATGTGCTCTGGGCACCCCGGACCGGCTCTGTGGCCACGTTCCCTGGCCTGTCCAATGCCTATTCCCAGGCCGAGAACACAGGCCACGAACCTGCAGCCTGGGCTGAGGTGCAGAGACAGCTCAGCATCGTGGTGGCAGCCCTGGAGGGCGCGGCTGCCACCCTGAGGCCCGTGGCTGATCTCTGA
- the SAC3D1 gene encoding SAC3 domain-containing protein 1 — MPGYELPVGTCLDMCPAAERTQREKERRLHRFEVAPGCRGDRPRADPQRAVKEYSRPAAGKIRPPPSQLRPPSVLLATVRYLASEVAERTDASCAEVASFVADRLRAVRLDLALQSASDVETALVLESALAVLLAVVARLGPNATHGPVDPMLLQAQVQESFGSLRRCYALGAGPHPRQATFQGLFLLYNLGSVEALHEVLQLPAALRSCPALRTALAVDSAFREGNAARLFRLLRTLPYLQSCAVQCHVGRARRGALARLARALSTSKGQTLPLGFMVHLLALDGPKEVRDLCQAHGLPLDGQERVVFLRGRYTEEGLPPAGTCQILVGNKLGGRTLEDVVMAEEEDEAVDRPVTKI, encoded by the exons ATGCCCGGCTACGAGCTGCCCGTGGGCACGTGCCTGGACATGTGTCCGGCCGCCGAGCGCACACAGCGCGAAAAGGAGCGCCGCCTGCACCGCTTCGAGGTGGCGCCGGGCTGCCGCGGGGACCGGCCCCGAGCCGACCCGCAGCGCGCGGTGAAGGAGTACAGCCGGCCGGCCGCCGGGAAGATCCGGCCCCCGCCGAGTCAGCTTCGTCCGCCGTCCGTGCTGCTGGCCACTGTGCGCTACCTGGCCAGCGAGGTGGCCGAGCGCACCGATGCGTCCTGCGCGGAGGTGGCCAGCTTCGTGGCGGACCGGTTGCGCGCGGTGCGGTTGGACTTGGCCCTGCAAAGCGCGAGCGACGTCGAGACGGCGTTGGTGCTGGAATCGGCTCTGGCCGTGCTACTGGCCGTGGTGGCGCGGCTCGGACCCAACGCGACGCACGGGCCAGTGGACCCAATGTTGCTGCAAGCCCAGGTCCAGGAGAGCTTCGGTTCTCTTCGCCGCTGCTACGCGCTGGGCGccggcccccacccccgccaggcCACCTTCCAGGGCCTCTTTCTGCTGTATAACCTGG GCTCGGTAGAGGCCCTCCACGAGGTTCTGCAGCTGCCTGCAGCTCTGCGTTCCTGCCCGGCCCTGCGCACCGCCCTGGCAGTTGACTCCGCCTTCCGGGAAGGCAATGCCGCCCGCCTCTTTCGCCTGCTCCGGACGCTGCCCTACCTTCAGAGCTGCGCTGTGCAGTGCCACGTGGGCCGTGCCCGCCGGGGAGCCCTGGCCCGCCTTGCTCGTGCGCTCAGCACCTCCAAGGGCCAGACCTTGCCCCTGGGCTTCATGGTCCACCTGCTGGCCCTGGATGGGCCCAAGGAGGTACGGGACCTGTGCCAGGCCCACGGACTACCCTTAGATGGACAGGAGAGAGTGGTGTTCCTGAGGGGTCGTTACACTGAGGAGGGGCTGCCACCTGCCGGGACCTGCCAGATACTGGTGGGGAACAAACTTGGAGGGCGCACTCTGGAAGACGTGGTCATGGCAGAGGAGGAAGATGAGGCTGTGGACAGACCCGTGACCAAGATATGA